Below is a genomic region from Catenuloplanes atrovinosus.
ACCGGGCCCGCGACGATTCTCTACCGCCGGTACGCCGCCCGCGCGCGCTGCGGGAGTGCGCGCCGTACGGGTTTCACGCCACCTGACACCATCGTTTCCGCGCCGCTGACGGGCCTCAGCGGGCGAGGTCGGCACCCTGCGGGCGGTGCGCGATGCGCATGGCGGTCACCGGGCGCCGGTACGGGGAATGGCCGGTGCGGGCCCGCATCGCCTGGCGGGTCGCCTGCTCGCGGCCCAGCGGGTCCTCGACGCGGAAGCCGTGCATCAGCACGGTGGCGGCGTGGACGTCGCCGGGGCGGCGCGGCGTGCCGGGCGCGAAGCCGAAGAACGTCCGCAGCGCGGCCGTGCCGAGCGCGATCGGGTCGTGCCAGACCGGGTACTCGAAGCCGTACGGGTCGCCGATGTTCTCCAGGATCCGCCGGGACGTGACGCTGAACGAGCGGACCAGCGCGCCGTGCTCCCACACGCCGAAGGCGGACCAGCCGGCCGCCTCGTCCATGCCGTGCACGATGATCCGCCGGTCGGCACCGGCCCGCAGCACGTGCGCGGGCAGCCGGGACGGGCAGTCCAGCGCGAATCTGCGGTCGCTGAGCAGCACCGCGCCGCGCAGCACCGCCGCGTAGGTGACGTCGTCCGGCGGGTAGAGCCGGTCGGCCAGCGCGCCGTCCTCGATGCGGGAGACGTCCCGGCCGGGCAGCAGACCGCGCACCGACTCCTCCGCG
It encodes:
- a CDS encoding DUF6928 family protein; this translates as MGVQTALLAIVAGDPREALRGAGRGAADAEESVRGLLPGRDVSRIEDGALADRLYPPDDVTYAAVLRGAVLLSDRRFALDCPSRLPAHVLRAGADRRIIVHGMDEAAGWSAFGVWEHGALVRSFSVTSRRILENIGDPYGFEYPVWHDPIALGTAALRTFFGFAPGTPRRPGDVHAATVLMHGFRVEDPLGREQATRQAMRARTGHSPYRRPVTAMRIAHRPQGADLAR